The Gemmata palustris genome includes a region encoding these proteins:
- a CDS encoding DNA methyltransferase, with product MTTPSILPDMPLNQHAARELELLFGKKSIFDTPKPVGLLRLLTHLGSSPGDLVLDFFAGAGSLADAVMVLNMEGGLARRYILVQFPEPLDPNNIDQKMTVDFCDEIGRPRNVAEITKERIRRAAKSTDRTTPLCRRCGISRLQGRLFKHPGLELECIRHRKGLVRRGRPHRGRPQRRRHPYRIAAEARTRPVRPD from the coding sequence ATGACTACGCCGTCCATTTTGCCAGACATGCCGTTAAATCAGCATGCTGCCAGAGAGCTTGAGTTGCTGTTCGGTAAGAAATCCATTTTCGACACACCAAAACCCGTTGGTCTCTTACGGCTTCTCACGCATCTCGGCAGCAGCCCAGGCGATTTGGTCCTTGATTTTTTCGCAGGGGCGGGAAGCCTTGCTGATGCCGTGATGGTACTCAACATGGAAGGTGGATTGGCACGTCGCTACATCCTGGTTCAATTCCCTGAGCCTTTAGATCCAAACAATATCGACCAGAAGATGACGGTAGACTTCTGCGACGAAATTGGCAGGCCGCGCAATGTCGCCGAGATCACAAAGGAGCGTATCCGAAGAGCTGCAAAAAGTACAGATCGGACCACCCCTCTTTGCCGGCGATGCGGGATTTCGCGTTTACAAGGAAGACTCTTCAAACATCCGGGCCTGGAACTCGAATGCATCCGACATCGGAAAGGACTTGTTCGACGCGGTCGACCACATCGCGGCCGACCGCAGCGAAGAAGACATCCTTACCGAATTGCTGCTGAAGCTCGGACTCGACCTGTGCGTCCTGATTGA
- a CDS encoding transposase: MLLAVLVTAASVDDAQAAQELFPAWGQPVGKVVRMYADSKYHNFALYAWVEDNARWDLVIVRRPEGSKGWVKLPIRWTVERTFAWLGTCRRLTKDREESVMSAEAFIKLAMIHLMLNRLEPKYADPEFQYHKAA; this comes from the coding sequence GTGCTGCTGGCCGTGCTGGTGACCGCCGCGAGCGTGGACGATGCCCAAGCCGCGCAGGAACTGTTCCCCGCTTGGGGACAGCCGGTCGGCAAGGTGGTGCGGATGTACGCGGACAGCAAGTACCACAACTTCGCCCTCTACGCGTGGGTCGAGGACAACGCCCGGTGGGATCTGGTCATCGTGCGCCGCCCGGAGGGGTCGAAGGGGTGGGTGAAGCTGCCGATCCGGTGGACCGTGGAGCGCACGTTCGCGTGGCTGGGCACGTGCCGGCGGCTCACCAAGGACCGGGAGGAAAGCGTGATGTCAGCGGAGGCGTTCATCAAACTGGCCATGATCCACCTCATGCTCAACCGACTCGAACCCAAATATGCCGACCCCGAATTCCAATATCACAAAGCCGCGTGA
- a CDS encoding site-specific DNA-methyltransferase: MKPITTADPQSRSADLLADNVARLRELFPEAFTEGKIDFDVLKQLLGSEVDEREEKYGLNWHGKRLARRLALTPSTGTLRPAPEDSLEWSTTQNLMIEGDNLEVLKLLQKSYSGRVKMIFIDPPYNTGKDFVYPDDFRDSIENYKRLTGQTDGAGRALTSNPETSGRFHTDWLNMMFPRLKLARNLLREDGVLFISIDSTEVANLRLLCSDVFGEECFVIDLIWRKRDGAPNDRTIGSVHDHILVYGKTVSSTSSRSMAEDNLNLMPRTEKADAEYQVFKEPSGPDPKGPFRKIDTTLYFPRTYSV; this comes from the coding sequence ATGAAGCCCATCACCACCGCCGACCCGCAGAGCCGATCCGCGGACCTCTTGGCCGACAACGTCGCGCGGCTCCGCGAGCTGTTCCCGGAGGCGTTCACCGAGGGAAAGATCGACTTCGACGTATTGAAGCAACTGCTTGGAAGCGAAGTGGATGAGCGGGAGGAAAAGTACGGACTCAACTGGCACGGCAAACGGTTGGCCCGGCGGCTCGCGCTCACACCCAGCACTGGGACGTTAAGGCCCGCTCCAGAAGACAGCCTTGAATGGAGTACGACACAAAACCTGATGATTGAGGGCGACAACCTCGAAGTGCTGAAGCTGTTGCAAAAGAGCTACAGCGGACGAGTCAAGATGATTTTTATTGACCCTCCGTACAACACCGGCAAGGACTTCGTGTACCCAGATGACTTCCGCGACAGCATCGAAAACTATAAACGCCTGACTGGCCAAACTGATGGGGCGGGGCGTGCTCTCACCAGCAACCCCGAAACCAGTGGTCGGTTCCACACCGACTGGCTCAACATGATGTTTCCGAGGCTTAAGTTGGCAAGAAATCTCCTCCGCGAGGATGGGGTCTTATTCATTTCGATAGATTCAACGGAAGTCGCCAACTTGCGATTGTTATGTAGCGACGTATTCGGAGAAGAATGCTTCGTAATCGACCTCATTTGGCGGAAACGGGATGGGGCACCCAACGACCGCACCATTGGCTCTGTGCATGATCACATACTCGTGTACGGCAAGACGGTGTCGTCCACATCATCTCGCAGTATGGCTGAAGACAATCTGAACCTCATGCCGCGTACAGAAAAAGCTGACGCCGAGTATCAAGTCTTTAAAGAGCCTAGTGGACCTGACCCAAAGGGGCCGTTTCGCAAGATCGACACCACACTGTACTTTCCGCGAACTTATAGCGTTTAA
- a CDS encoding DUF4391 domain-containing protein: protein MNADRIVDALALPPQARVDQRVAKKHLLENGAPTATDKRLITDGIDELVWVAALKPSSVGVPAFRDASREYLEIAVLTLALRPAAKAARLRELVHRAIPYPQVLITTDGGAVTFSLAHLRHAENEAGKTVLDGGVVCVDVAEDASDTAFLNSLPLAALPKDDLFVVYQGWLDRMTALDAALLTGRFTLAPTCEAADARRHAVREIARLDAEIGTLRTQATKEPQLSRRVDLNLEVKRLTDERNRLAALLG, encoded by the coding sequence ATGAACGCGGACCGGATCGTCGACGCACTCGCACTCCCGCCGCAGGCCCGCGTCGACCAGCGGGTGGCGAAGAAGCACCTACTGGAGAACGGTGCCCCCACCGCCACGGACAAGCGGCTCATCACCGACGGCATCGACGAACTCGTCTGGGTCGCCGCCCTCAAACCGAGCAGCGTCGGCGTTCCGGCGTTTCGGGACGCTTCGCGTGAGTACCTCGAAATCGCGGTCCTGACGCTCGCACTGCGGCCCGCGGCGAAGGCGGCCCGGCTCCGGGAACTGGTGCACCGGGCGATCCCGTACCCGCAGGTGCTGATCACGACCGACGGCGGGGCGGTCACGTTCTCCCTCGCGCACCTGCGGCACGCGGAGAACGAAGCCGGCAAAACCGTTCTCGACGGCGGGGTCGTGTGCGTCGACGTGGCCGAGGACGCTTCCGATACGGCGTTCTTGAACAGCCTGCCCCTCGCCGCCTTGCCGAAGGACGACCTGTTCGTTGTCTATCAAGGCTGGCTCGACCGGATGACCGCCCTGGACGCGGCCCTGCTCACCGGCAGGTTCACTCTGGCCCCGACATGCGAGGCCGCGGACGCACGGCGGCATGCCGTACGCGAGATCGCGCGGCTCGACGCCGAGATCGGTACGCTGCGGACCCAGGCCACGAAGGAGCCGCAACTCAGCCGCCGGGTGGACCTGAACCTCGAAGTGAAACGCCTGACGGACGAGCGGAATCGCCTCGCCGCTTTGCTCGGATAA
- a CDS encoding helicase-related protein: protein MRLIPNSGSNRVLDVLKAVLLPGSSVDFATTELSLFAFAELRELVTAAAECRLVLPDPTAHNLALLGGDADRPRRNQLTARGLAAHCSRWVSASTRVQQAPAPLPQSAIVVHPPTTGGTAALTGNCPLTTAGLGLTPGDLYGLIQFAESPEEAKLLGGWFTQLWEGTRAGGDAKGRLLTRLQELVDHRPAETPYHLSLLNLFHQHGEELDEERIVKTATGIKNTAIWKKLFRFQRDGAVGAIDKLERFGGCIIADSVGLGKTFEALAVVKYYELRNDRVLVLCPKRLRDNWTLYKANDRRNVLAGDRFHYDVLNHTDLSRDEGMSGDTNLAHINWGNYDLVVIDESHNFRNKKTPKAGGETRYDKLMRRIIKDGVRTRVLMLSATPVNNRLADLKNQITFATEGNDAALAEQGVGSVEATVRLAQAQFNKWLKLDEADRRPARLMDMLGFDYFQLLDLLTIARSRKHVEKYYGTKETGKFPERLKPVNIKADVDAAREFRPIAEINDEIRRLNLSSYAPLQYVLPAKQAAYDKKYSQQVKGGTGLFKQSQREESLIQLLRVNVLKRMESAVPAFALTVERHLRDVQGVLGRIDAHAAEVEEVDIEDVDIDAPEFETLLVGNKVKVLLKDVDRVRWRQELVEDRDRLSQLLAAARQVKPDRDAKLRELKKVIEEKVRNPINPGNRKVIVFTAFADTAQYLYDCLAPWAGRLGLQTAMVTGSGRNRCTLPDLHTDMSTILSAFAPRAKERPADMAAEGEIDLLVATDCISEGQNLQDCDFLVNYDIHWNPVRIIQRFGRIDRIGSPNAVIQLVNFWPNMELEEYINLEQRVSGRMVLLDISATGEENVIEQQSGNQMNDLEYRRKQLLKLQDAVIDVEDLSSGVSISDLTLNDFRIDLARQPKERRAQLATLPLCTFAVVTGGLGENPVPPGAIFCLRAVGETANKPAEPGYPLAPHYLVQVADDGTVLYPFSQAKAILDHLKRLCADQAAPDAAACDRFDKLTRHGERMEHYQKLLAAAVASVVGKKEERSTASLFMPGGTHAHKGEFAGMNDFEVVAYVAILPAEVTGVSPQQNADAVAIRARAEEIVRGWREQGRTRAALAREFQQMLGISDGEPK, encoded by the coding sequence ACCGAACTGTCTCTCTTCGCGTTCGCCGAACTCCGGGAACTGGTGACCGCCGCGGCCGAGTGCCGGCTGGTCCTCCCCGACCCCACGGCCCACAACCTCGCGCTCCTCGGCGGTGACGCCGACCGGCCGCGGCGGAACCAACTTACGGCCCGGGGGCTCGCCGCACACTGCTCGCGGTGGGTGAGCGCGAGCACCCGGGTCCAGCAAGCCCCGGCCCCGCTCCCGCAGTCGGCGATCGTGGTTCATCCCCCAACCACCGGAGGAACCGCGGCCCTCACGGGGAATTGCCCGCTGACGACCGCTGGTCTGGGCCTGACGCCCGGCGACCTGTACGGTTTGATCCAGTTCGCGGAGTCGCCGGAAGAAGCGAAGCTCCTGGGCGGGTGGTTCACCCAGCTTTGGGAGGGCACCCGTGCCGGCGGGGATGCCAAAGGCCGGTTGCTCACGCGGCTCCAGGAACTGGTCGACCACCGACCCGCGGAGACCCCGTATCACCTCTCGCTCCTCAACCTCTTCCACCAGCACGGGGAGGAACTGGACGAGGAGCGGATCGTCAAAACCGCAACCGGGATCAAGAACACTGCAATCTGGAAGAAGCTGTTCCGGTTCCAGCGGGACGGGGCGGTCGGCGCGATCGACAAGCTGGAGCGGTTCGGCGGTTGCATCATCGCCGACAGCGTCGGCCTGGGCAAGACGTTTGAGGCACTCGCGGTCGTGAAGTATTACGAGCTGCGGAACGACCGCGTGCTGGTGCTTTGCCCGAAACGCCTGCGGGACAACTGGACCCTGTACAAGGCCAACGACCGCCGCAACGTGCTGGCCGGCGACCGCTTCCACTACGACGTACTAAACCACACCGACCTGTCCCGCGACGAGGGGATGTCCGGCGACACCAACTTGGCCCACATCAACTGGGGCAACTACGACCTCGTCGTCATCGACGAGTCCCACAACTTCCGCAACAAGAAGACCCCCAAGGCGGGCGGCGAGACCCGGTACGACAAGCTGATGCGGCGGATCATCAAGGACGGGGTGCGCACCCGCGTACTGATGCTCTCCGCGACCCCGGTGAACAACCGGCTTGCCGACCTGAAGAACCAGATCACCTTCGCCACGGAGGGCAACGACGCGGCCCTCGCCGAACAGGGCGTCGGGAGCGTCGAGGCGACCGTCCGCCTGGCCCAGGCCCAGTTCAATAAGTGGCTGAAGCTGGACGAGGCCGACCGCCGCCCGGCCCGACTGATGGACATGCTCGGGTTCGATTACTTCCAGCTCCTCGACCTGCTCACCATCGCCCGGTCCCGAAAGCACGTCGAGAAGTATTACGGCACTAAGGAAACGGGCAAGTTCCCCGAGCGGCTCAAGCCGGTGAACATCAAGGCCGACGTGGACGCGGCCCGCGAGTTCCGGCCGATCGCCGAGATCAACGACGAGATCCGCCGCCTGAACCTCAGCTCGTACGCCCCGCTCCAGTACGTCCTCCCGGCCAAGCAGGCGGCATACGACAAGAAGTACAGCCAGCAGGTGAAGGGCGGCACGGGGCTGTTCAAACAGAGCCAGCGGGAGGAGAGCCTGATCCAGTTGCTCCGGGTCAACGTCCTCAAGCGGATGGAGAGTGCCGTCCCCGCCTTCGCCCTCACGGTCGAGCGGCACCTCCGCGATGTCCAGGGCGTGCTGGGTCGGATCGACGCCCACGCGGCCGAGGTCGAAGAGGTCGACATCGAAGACGTGGACATCGACGCCCCGGAGTTCGAGACGCTGTTGGTCGGCAACAAGGTCAAAGTCCTGCTCAAGGACGTGGACCGGGTTCGCTGGCGGCAGGAGCTGGTGGAGGACCGCGACCGGCTGTCCCAGTTGCTCGCCGCCGCTCGTCAGGTGAAGCCCGACCGCGACGCGAAACTGCGCGAACTGAAGAAGGTGATCGAGGAGAAGGTGCGGAACCCGATCAACCCGGGGAACCGGAAGGTGATCGTCTTCACCGCCTTCGCGGACACCGCCCAGTACCTCTACGACTGCCTCGCCCCGTGGGCCGGGCGGCTCGGCCTCCAGACGGCGATGGTGACCGGCTCGGGCCGCAACCGTTGCACCCTCCCGGACCTCCACACGGACATGTCCACCATCCTGTCGGCGTTCGCCCCGCGGGCCAAGGAGCGGCCCGCGGACATGGCGGCCGAGGGCGAGATCGACCTGCTCGTCGCCACCGACTGCATCTCCGAGGGGCAGAACCTCCAGGACTGCGACTTCCTGGTGAACTACGACATCCACTGGAACCCCGTCCGCATCATCCAGCGGTTCGGCCGGATCGACCGCATCGGGTCGCCCAACGCGGTCATCCAGCTCGTCAACTTCTGGCCCAACATGGAGCTGGAAGAGTACATCAACCTCGAACAGCGGGTGAGCGGCCGGATGGTGCTCCTCGACATCTCCGCGACCGGCGAGGAGAACGTCATCGAGCAGCAGTCCGGCAACCAGATGAACGACCTGGAGTACCGCCGGAAGCAGTTGCTCAAGCTCCAGGACGCCGTCATCGACGTGGAAGACCTGTCGAGCGGCGTGTCAATCTCCGACCTGACGCTGAACGACTTTCGCATCGACCTCGCCCGGCAGCCGAAGGAGCGGCGGGCGCAGCTGGCGACGCTCCCGCTGTGCACGTTCGCGGTTGTCACCGGCGGGCTCGGCGAGAACCCGGTGCCGCCGGGGGCGATCTTCTGCCTCCGGGCGGTCGGCGAGACCGCGAACAAGCCGGCCGAGCCCGGCTACCCGCTCGCCCCACATTACCTCGTTCAAGTCGCGGACGACGGGACCGTCCTGTACCCGTTCAGCCAGGCCAAGGCCATCCTCGATCACCTGAAACGCCTCTGCGCCGACCAGGCCGCACCGGACGCCGCCGCGTGCGACCGCTTCGACAAGCTCACCCGGCACGGCGAGCGGATGGAGCACTACCAGAAACTGCTCGCCGCCGCCGTCGCGTCGGTCGTCGGCAAGAAGGAGGAGCGGTCTACTGCGAGCCTGTTCATGCCCGGCGGCACCCACGCCCATAAGGGCGAGTTCGCGGGGATGAACGATTTCGAGGTGGTAGCCTACGTCGCAATCCTGCCGGCCGAAGTGACCGGCGTTTCGCCTCAACAGAATGCCGACGCGGTCGCTATTCGCGCGCGTGCCGAAGAGATCGTCCGCGGCTGGCGGGAGCAGGGCCGGACGCGGGCCGCCCTTGCCCGCGAGTTTCAACAGATGCTCGGGATCAGTGACGGGGAGCCCAAATGA
- a CDS encoding PIN domain-containing protein: MTTATPSTRRRVVLDTNVVIGAGSRWLASDPPQPASPLQHLVNRVAIQHDGLYCQEIIDEYAELLARRNHPPERAARYLAFIMELFTSVSVTSTTCHTHPPDPDDLVFILCALDGNADWIVSDDGHLLQVRPAYQPRPDILPPDEAIASL, encoded by the coding sequence ATGACAACAGCAACACCCTCAACACGCCGCCGCGTCGTCCTGGACACGAACGTGGTCATCGGGGCGGGCTCGCGTTGGCTGGCGAGCGATCCCCCGCAGCCCGCCAGTCCGCTCCAGCATCTGGTCAACCGCGTCGCGATCCAGCACGACGGGTTGTACTGCCAGGAGATCATCGACGAGTACGCGGAGCTACTGGCCCGCCGCAACCACCCGCCGGAGCGGGCCGCGCGCTACTTGGCGTTCATCATGGAGCTGTTCACGAGTGTCTCGGTGACCTCGACGACGTGTCACACGCACCCGCCCGACCCCGACGACCTCGTCTTCATTCTGTGCGCCCTCGACGGGAACGCGGACTGGATCGTGTCGGACGACGGACACCTGCTCCAGGTCCGCCCCGCGTACCAGCCGCGACCAGACATCTTGCCGCCGGACGAGGCCATCGCCTCACTGTGA
- a CDS encoding IS1 family transposase, producing MYTDFLASYRGVIPRARHRPVGKDTGLTAHIERFWLTLRQRCARLVRKTLTFSKCPRNHLGALWYFIRLYNESRH from the coding sequence GTGTACACCGACTTCCTCGCCTCGTACCGTGGCGTGATCCCACGCGCCCGGCATCGACCCGTGGGCAAGGACACGGGCCTCACCGCCCACATCGAACGGTTCTGGCTTACCCTGAGACAACGATGCGCCCGACTCGTGCGCAAGACTCTCACGTTCTCCAAGTGCCCCAGGAACCACCTCGGCGCCTTGTGGTATTTCATACGCCTGTACAACGAATCCCGACATTAG
- a CDS encoding phospholipase D-like domain-containing protein codes for MPVELLYHKQDGALSPFDKAVESISAQTPLRIACPYLSLGYLQGMLRTPDWRLLTDVEEWLRTQSSMQRERVIAFLRANRPRVRHYPRLHAKVVIGSSSAMLGSANLTDAGIRQRVEVSTLLTNEPQVDELIGWFDGVWKQAPPLDKEQMRRIVRFANSLPTQPALVETLPAAISPPLLNRPAPLTKRAKSFPPSGNDLYANFGHEPGWREWEDARQYGFVCAGGGNVFSAPLFRLSLGDRIWVYAPRYGYVGVGRVAGNPKLAKDFQVNLPGGKTDSLDNVLGPYANDKNGDPDEAEYFVAVRWLDTRPISVAYWKKGLYSNRNIVTHPDKVLWPKTLKYLVRQFPNCDD; via the coding sequence ATGCCCGTCGAACTGCTCTACCACAAACAAGACGGGGCGCTTTCTCCCTTCGACAAGGCCGTCGAGTCGATCTCCGCACAGACACCGCTACGGATCGCCTGTCCGTACCTTTCTCTCGGGTATTTGCAAGGGATGCTGCGGACGCCAGACTGGCGGTTGCTCACTGATGTCGAGGAGTGGCTGCGGACCCAAAGCAGCATGCAGCGGGAGCGCGTCATCGCCTTTCTGCGGGCGAACCGCCCACGCGTCCGGCACTACCCACGGCTGCATGCGAAGGTCGTGATCGGCTCGTCTTCTGCCATGCTTGGTTCGGCGAACCTGACTGACGCGGGTATCAGGCAGCGGGTCGAGGTGTCCACACTGCTCACCAACGAACCTCAAGTAGATGAACTGATCGGCTGGTTCGATGGCGTCTGGAAACAGGCTCCTCCCCTCGATAAGGAGCAAATGCGCCGGATCGTGCGCTTCGCCAACTCGCTTCCGACCCAACCAGCCCTCGTGGAAACGCTACCAGCGGCGATCTCGCCACCCCTCCTCAACCGTCCTGCGCCGCTGACGAAACGTGCAAAGTCCTTTCCACCTTCGGGCAACGACCTCTATGCCAACTTCGGCCACGAACCCGGATGGCGGGAGTGGGAAGACGCGCGGCAGTACGGCTTCGTCTGCGCCGGTGGGGGCAACGTTTTCTCGGCCCCGCTCTTTCGTTTGAGCCTCGGCGACCGGATTTGGGTGTACGCCCCGAGGTACGGTTACGTCGGCGTGGGGCGGGTCGCGGGAAATCCGAAACTGGCGAAGGACTTTCAGGTCAACCTACCGGGCGGGAAGACGGATTCACTCGACAACGTGCTCGGCCCCTACGCGAACGACAAAAATGGCGACCCAGATGAGGCGGAATACTTCGTCGCGGTGCGGTGGCTCGACACACGGCCGATCTCGGTGGCGTACTGGAAGAAGGGCCTGTACTCCAACCGGAACATCGTCACCCACCCGGACAAGGTACTCTGGCCAAAAACGCTCAAGTACCTCGTGAGGCAGTTCCCGAACTGCGACGACTAA